A region from the Bacillus sp. Marseille-P3661 genome encodes:
- a CDS encoding YVTN family beta-propeller repeat-containing protein: MGIRPCRCCKKCKCICPPGPPVSVNRIYITNENSNEVSVIDGTTNTLVSTIPLGINRNPRGVGVNPLTNRIYVSNASSRDVSVIDGVTNSVIATTSVGASPFGVGVNPSTNTVYIANQGDNTVSVISGVTNSVITTILVGNNPIGVGVNPSTNTVYVSYDLNNVAVIDSLTNTVIGNIIVGGSPLGVGVNPLTNRIYVANQTSDDVSVIDGTSNTVISTISVGEEPFGVGVNTSTNTIYVSNRIDNIVSVIDGTTNTVITTIPVGNSPNGVGVNPLTNRIYVVNEDSDNVTVIDGISNSVITTLSVGDRPRSAGVNP, from the coding sequence ATGGGCATTCGACCATGTCGTTGTTGTAAAAAATGTAAATGTATTTGTCCCCCAGGACCTCCAGTATCGGTTAACCGTATTTATATAACAAACGAGAACAGCAATGAAGTCTCGGTCATCGATGGAACTACCAATACTCTAGTGTCGACTATTCCTTTGGGGATAAACAGAAACCCACGTGGGGTAGGAGTAAACCCATTAACCAATCGAATATATGTATCAAATGCTTCCAGTAGGGATGTTTCAGTGATTGACGGTGTAACCAATTCAGTGATTGCTACTACAAGTGTCGGGGCAAGTCCATTTGGAGTGGGAGTGAATCCCTCAACAAATACTGTTTATATAGCAAATCAAGGAGATAATACTGTTTCAGTGATTAGTGGAGTAACGAATTCAGTGATTACTACCATTTTAGTTGGGAATAATCCGATAGGAGTAGGGGTGAATCCCTCAACGAATACTGTTTATGTTTCTTATGATTTAAACAATGTGGCGGTAATCGATAGCTTAACGAATACAGTAATTGGAAACATTATAGTTGGTGGTTCTCCTCTAGGTGTGGGAGTCAACCCATTGACCAATCGTATATATGTAGCAAATCAAACAAGTGATGATGTTTCTGTCATCGATGGAACCAGCAATACTGTGATTTCTACGATTTCCGTTGGAGAGGAACCATTCGGTGTGGGAGTCAATACGTCTACCAATACCATTTATGTATCAAATAGAATTGATAATATTGTATCTGTGATTGATGGGACTACCAATACTGTCATAACTACTATTCCAGTCGGTAATTCTCCAAATGGTGTCGGAGTCAACCCGTTGACCAATCGTATTTATGTAGTAAATGAGGATAGTGATAATGTGACGGTCATCGATGGGATTAGCAATTCTGTGATTACCACTCTATCTGTCGGAGATCGACCACGTTCTGCTGGAGTTAATCCATAA